The following are encoded in a window of Leptospira selangorensis genomic DNA:
- the gltB gene encoding glutamate synthase large subunit codes for MLNLDEQLRIQKYLEENGLYDKSFERDNCGVGFVASYKGESNHRVVSMGLKAVACLTHRGAVDADMQTGDGAGIMIRIPKKLFAKYIEEMGHRRPDEDSIGVGMVFLPREDIDKQDVCRSLIESALMQFNFKLYAWRYVPVNPEVLGPKANASRPQIEQVLIGKPDGMSNEDFETKLFLIQKKVMRDALKLSMSEDFYICSFSSERITFKGLFNGNQVSQFYEDLKSEEMVSPYCIFHQRYSTNTFPSWALAQPFRILAHNGEINTIVGNRIWMLAREEELACEKWGEFQKEIHPIIRPHLSDSASLDNAMEAIVRSGKDVLHAKAMLIPNAWSKNVQMSEALKSFYEYNNTLTEPWDGPAALAFAEGDWVGGSLDRNGLRPARYVVTEDGLVVMGSETGLVHIDEEIITKKGRLGPGDMLAINLKEGKIYFNEDVNALFEKKYDYREWSKENVEYLDQTIDESITKTITYSGDDLRRRQILFAYSPYKQKAVIKPQAIAGKEAIGSMGDDTPLSILMLSRIGLYTYFRQRFAQVTNPPIDYLREKGVTSLYTRLVKKTNLFADEKPQNCLVLSHPYLTNLGLQRIRDKDGKQYKVVTLDATFEAHHEEGAARNYLELALDQLLANAVKSAEEGVNILILSDRKLNKDRAPIPMELAVAAVHNHLIRNKKRAATSILVETGSAFEIHNVAVLLGYGASGVNSYLIWDTLHDLWSKGDFDAEDGTRPSFASLCTNYRAGVDDGLLKIMSKMGISIMSSYVGGQVFEAIGLSRTLISKYFPGTYSRISGIGIGGIEQNILRNHDSAFNKEINPEDFVSEKDDQPHRWSPKVVKFIRKAAVDNDYEAFLEASKLMEESDPINIRDLFDFVDRAPVPIEEVETVSEIQKRFLTPGMSHGALSIEAHTDLAVAMNRLGAKSSSGEGGESPSRYVVDEKGDLANSSIKQVASGRFGVTSEYLNSAKELEIKIAQGAKPGEGGQLPGKKNNEEIATNRHTPQGIDLISPPPHHDIYSIEDLSQLIYDLKQANHTAQVSVKLVSEAGVGTIAAGVAKANADVILISGHVGGTGAASLTSIKHAGSPWELGLSETHQVLVMNGLRDRVVLRTDGGIVSGRDVIIAACLGAEEYGIGTASLVALGCIMARKCHLNNCPTGIATQDPKFRAKYKGSPDQVATLMTLLAMEVREYLAKLGFRSMDEIVGRTDLLKQITRYEQDRLDSLDLNPILVRLPLLFDPKKKKDRFVRRESVGEVLDDRILKDAEPALEGKTSMSLSYSVKNTNRTVGAKVSGIIARKYGSKGLPGKLEIILEGTAGQSLGAWLVKGVQITLHGDANDYVGKGLCGGTIVIRKHRRSKLKPYENVIIGNTCLYGATSGKLFSSGRAGERFGVRNSGADAVVGGAGDHFLEYMTSGTIVCLGTVGKNMGAGMTGGSAYFFQKDWELEPLINKEYVKIVDLENEDYDIIKSLITEHTKLTGSDLSEEILKTWDTSKKYFVKVTPK; via the coding sequence ATGTTAAACCTTGACGAACAGTTGCGGATCCAAAAGTACTTGGAGGAAAACGGTCTATATGACAAGTCCTTCGAGCGCGATAACTGCGGAGTAGGCTTCGTCGCTTCTTATAAGGGCGAGTCCAATCACCGAGTTGTATCAATGGGTTTGAAGGCGGTCGCATGCCTTACCCACCGCGGAGCCGTAGATGCAGATATGCAAACCGGAGACGGCGCCGGGATCATGATCCGTATCCCTAAGAAACTGTTTGCGAAGTACATCGAAGAGATGGGTCACAGACGACCTGACGAAGATTCCATCGGTGTAGGGATGGTGTTCCTACCAAGAGAGGACATAGACAAACAAGATGTTTGTCGCAGCCTCATCGAATCAGCACTTATGCAATTCAACTTCAAGCTATATGCTTGGAGATATGTTCCCGTAAATCCTGAGGTTTTAGGACCTAAGGCGAACGCTTCTCGTCCACAGATCGAACAAGTATTGATCGGAAAACCGGATGGGATGTCCAACGAGGATTTCGAGACTAAATTATTCCTGATCCAGAAGAAAGTGATGAGAGACGCACTCAAACTTTCCATGAGCGAGGACTTTTATATTTGTTCCTTCTCTTCCGAAAGGATCACATTCAAAGGATTGTTCAACGGGAACCAGGTCTCTCAATTTTATGAGGATCTAAAAAGTGAGGAGATGGTTTCTCCTTATTGTATCTTCCACCAAAGATATTCCACTAACACTTTCCCAAGTTGGGCATTGGCACAACCTTTCCGTATTCTCGCTCATAACGGAGAGATCAATACAATCGTAGGGAATAGAATTTGGATGCTCGCAAGAGAAGAAGAACTCGCCTGCGAAAAATGGGGAGAATTCCAAAAAGAGATCCATCCGATCATTCGACCTCATCTATCCGACTCCGCAAGTTTGGACAACGCAATGGAAGCGATTGTACGTTCCGGTAAGGACGTTCTTCATGCTAAAGCGATGCTTATTCCGAATGCATGGAGTAAGAACGTTCAGATGTCGGAGGCTTTAAAGTCCTTCTACGAGTATAATAACACTTTGACCGAACCATGGGACGGACCTGCTGCTCTCGCTTTCGCTGAAGGCGATTGGGTCGGAGGAAGTTTAGATAGAAACGGACTTCGTCCTGCAAGATATGTGGTCACCGAAGACGGACTCGTAGTAATGGGTTCCGAAACAGGACTCGTTCATATCGACGAAGAGATCATCACCAAAAAAGGAAGATTAGGTCCTGGTGATATGCTCGCGATCAACCTAAAAGAAGGTAAGATCTACTTCAACGAGGACGTTAATGCTCTATTCGAGAAAAAATACGATTATAGAGAATGGTCCAAAGAGAACGTTGAGTATCTGGATCAGACCATCGATGAATCCATCACTAAAACTATTACTTATAGCGGAGATGATCTAAGAAGAAGACAGATCTTATTCGCATATTCTCCATACAAACAAAAAGCGGTGATCAAACCCCAGGCGATCGCAGGTAAAGAAGCAATCGGTTCCATGGGAGACGATACTCCTTTGTCGATCTTGATGCTTTCTCGTATCGGTTTATATACATACTTCCGTCAGAGATTTGCGCAGGTTACAAACCCGCCGATCGACTATCTGAGAGAGAAGGGAGTAACTTCTCTTTATACTCGTCTTGTTAAGAAAACAAATCTTTTCGCAGACGAAAAACCTCAGAACTGTCTAGTACTTTCTCATCCATATCTGACTAATCTTGGATTACAAAGGATCAGGGATAAGGACGGAAAACAGTACAAGGTAGTTACCTTAGATGCGACTTTCGAAGCTCATCATGAGGAAGGCGCTGCCAGAAATTATCTAGAACTCGCATTGGATCAGTTACTTGCGAACGCAGTCAAATCCGCTGAAGAAGGTGTGAATATCCTAATTCTTTCGGATAGAAAACTGAACAAGGACCGCGCTCCTATTCCTATGGAACTCGCGGTTGCGGCAGTTCATAACCACTTGATCCGTAATAAAAAACGTGCGGCGACTAGTATTCTGGTAGAGACAGGATCTGCATTCGAAATCCATAATGTGGCCGTTCTACTTGGATACGGAGCTTCCGGAGTAAACAGTTATCTGATCTGGGATACTCTTCACGATTTATGGTCCAAAGGAGATTTCGATGCAGAAGACGGCACCCGTCCTTCTTTTGCTTCTCTATGCACTAACTACCGTGCAGGAGTGGATGACGGACTTCTGAAGATCATGTCCAAGATGGGAATTTCTATCATGTCTTCCTATGTGGGTGGACAGGTATTCGAAGCGATCGGTCTTTCAAGAACTCTGATCTCGAAATACTTCCCAGGAACTTATTCCAGAATTTCCGGGATCGGTATCGGCGGTATCGAGCAGAATATTCTACGCAACCACGACTCCGCATTTAATAAAGAGATTAACCCGGAAGACTTTGTCTCTGAGAAGGATGACCAACCTCATAGATGGTCTCCTAAAGTAGTAAAATTCATCCGTAAAGCTGCGGTGGATAATGACTACGAAGCATTCTTAGAAGCTTCTAAATTAATGGAAGAAAGTGATCCGATCAATATTCGAGATCTATTCGATTTCGTAGATCGTGCGCCTGTTCCAATCGAAGAAGTGGAAACTGTTTCTGAGATCCAAAAACGTTTCTTAACTCCAGGTATGAGCCACGGTGCACTTTCCATCGAAGCTCACACTGACCTTGCGGTAGCAATGAACCGTTTGGGAGCAAAGTCTTCCTCCGGAGAAGGTGGAGAAAGTCCATCTCGTTACGTTGTAGATGAGAAGGGAGACCTTGCGAACTCTTCTATCAAGCAGGTAGCTTCTGGAAGATTCGGAGTAACTTCTGAATATCTGAACTCTGCAAAAGAGTTGGAGATCAAGATTGCTCAGGGAGCAAAACCTGGAGAAGGTGGACAACTTCCGGGTAAGAAGAACAATGAGGAGATCGCGACTAACCGTCACACTCCTCAGGGAATCGATCTGATCTCTCCTCCACCTCACCACGATATTTATTCTATCGAGGACTTGTCTCAGTTGATCTATGACTTGAAACAAGCTAACCATACTGCTCAAGTATCAGTTAAACTGGTATCCGAAGCTGGAGTGGGAACGATTGCCGCCGGTGTTGCTAAAGCAAATGCAGATGTGATCTTGATCTCAGGACACGTCGGAGGAACCGGAGCGGCTTCTCTTACTTCTATCAAACATGCAGGATCTCCTTGGGAATTAGGTCTTTCTGAAACACATCAAGTTTTAGTAATGAACGGATTGAGAGATAGAGTTGTTCTCCGTACTGACGGTGGTATTGTTTCCGGAAGGGACGTGATCATCGCTGCATGTTTAGGTGCAGAAGAGTATGGAATTGGAACTGCTTCTCTTGTGGCATTAGGTTGTATCATGGCGAGAAAATGCCATTTGAATAACTGCCCTACAGGAATTGCTACCCAAGATCCTAAGTTCAGAGCAAAATATAAAGGATCTCCCGATCAAGTTGCTACTCTGATGACACTTCTTGCAATGGAAGTTCGTGAGTATCTTGCGAAGTTAGGATTCCGCTCTATGGACGAGATCGTCGGAAGAACAGACCTTCTGAAACAAATTACTCGTTATGAGCAAGACCGTTTAGATTCTTTAGACTTGAATCCGATTTTGGTCCGTCTTCCTCTTCTTTTCGATCCTAAGAAGAAAAAAGACAGATTCGTAAGAAGAGAATCCGTCGGAGAAGTTCTGGACGATCGTATCTTGAAAGATGCAGAGCCTGCGTTAGAAGGAAAAACTTCCATGTCTCTTTCTTATTCTGTGAAGAATACGAACAGAACTGTGGGAGCAAAAGTTTCCGGAATTATCGCACGTAAATACGGATCCAAAGGTCTTCCTGGAAAACTGGAAATCATTCTGGAAGGAACTGCAGGTCAGTCCTTAGGAGCATGGCTCGTGAAAGGAGTGCAGATCACTCTTCATGGTGATGCAAACGACTACGTAGGAAAAGGACTCTGCGGTGGAACCATCGTGATCCGCAAACATAGACGTTCTAAATTAAAACCGTACGAGAATGTGATCATCGGTAATACCTGTCTTTACGGTGCTACTTCCGGAAAACTTTTCAGTTCCGGTAGAGCTGGAGAAAGATTCGGAGTTAGAAACTCCGGAGCGGATGCAGTAGTAGGCGGAGCAGGTGACCACTTCTTAGAGTATATGACCAGTGGAACCATCGTTTGTTTGGGAACTGTCGGTAAGAATATGGGTGCCGGTATGACCGGAGGAAGTGCTTATTTCTTCCAAAAAGACTGGGAATTGGAGCCTCTAATCAATAAAGAATATGTGAAGATCGTGGATCTAGAAAACGAAGATTACGATATCATAAAGTCTTTGATTACAGAACACACTAAGTTAACCGGATCCGATCTTTCGGAAGAAATCCTGAAAACTTGGGATACTTCCAAAAAATATTTCGTGAAAGTTACTCCTAAATAA
- a CDS encoding glucan biosynthesis protein: MLFAVADRQQRRDREESDFSSSPLLSVMEGEISDHNTHPTFKFSFSDLKSRARALSKLRYIPPKHSTTDFLKGLPWNQYKNIFFRPEKSVWKKEGNPFQLQFLHPGHLYNTNIRVFEVRGDFAREIAYDPSSFDLSKLKGVGELPPNLGYSGFKIHFPINTQEHTDEFAVFQGASYYRIISKKQWYGLSARGIAINTGMPYPEDFPSFREFYIVKPDKTDSTITVYALLDGRTATGAYEFQITPGKVSAVKVNAEVILRTKVDRLGIAPLTSMYWYSETRGIPKGQAYPESHDSDGLLIHSGKGEWIWRPLDNPKRSTTYSFSDENPRGFGLIQRDREFQNYQHSEMKYQLRPSAWVEPEIPFGKGSVHLLENPTVQDSDDNMGAYWMPEPIPQPGTPFDFSYTVRWPDTDPLPDSMAKVVATRIGDAQGDPDLKMFYVDFKSSNLSSLDPFAYIQARIDTGENAELSEYSVQKIEETGVWRLTFGVYPKNKFRASDLKAALSRNQEIISETWNFVLEPN; encoded by the coding sequence TTGCTCTTTGCCGTCGCAGATAGACAGCAGAGGCGGGATAGAGAAGAATCTGATTTTTCTTCTTCTCCATTACTAAGTGTGATGGAGGGAGAAATATCCGACCACAACACTCATCCTACATTCAAGTTTTCATTTTCAGATCTCAAGTCCAGAGCTAGGGCCTTATCTAAACTACGTTACATTCCACCTAAACATTCCACTACGGACTTTTTGAAAGGCCTACCTTGGAATCAATATAAGAACATTTTTTTCCGTCCTGAAAAGTCGGTTTGGAAGAAGGAAGGAAATCCTTTCCAGCTACAGTTCTTACATCCGGGACATTTATATAATACGAATATAAGAGTTTTCGAAGTGAGAGGAGATTTTGCGAGAGAGATCGCATATGATCCTTCTTCATTCGATCTATCGAAACTGAAGGGTGTGGGAGAACTTCCGCCTAATCTAGGTTATTCCGGATTCAAGATCCATTTTCCGATCAATACCCAAGAACATACGGATGAGTTTGCAGTTTTCCAAGGTGCAAGTTATTATAGGATCATTTCTAAAAAACAATGGTATGGTCTTTCTGCTCGAGGGATCGCAATTAATACCGGGATGCCTTATCCGGAAGATTTTCCTTCTTTTAGGGAATTCTATATAGTTAAGCCGGACAAGACCGACTCTACGATCACTGTTTATGCTCTTTTGGATGGAAGAACCGCCACGGGGGCTTATGAGTTCCAGATCACTCCTGGAAAAGTTTCTGCGGTAAAAGTAAACGCAGAGGTGATCCTTAGAACCAAGGTGGATCGGCTCGGGATTGCTCCTTTGACCAGTATGTATTGGTATAGCGAGACCAGAGGAATTCCTAAAGGACAAGCTTATCCTGAATCCCACGATTCGGACGGGTTGTTAATCCATTCAGGAAAAGGAGAATGGATCTGGAGACCTCTGGATAATCCGAAACGTAGCACAACGTATTCTTTCTCCGACGAAAATCCAAGAGGATTCGGACTGATCCAAAGAGATAGAGAATTCCAGAATTACCAACATAGTGAGATGAAATACCAGCTTAGGCCGAGTGCTTGGGTGGAGCCTGAAATTCCTTTTGGAAAGGGCTCAGTTCATCTTTTGGAAAACCCGACAGTTCAGGATTCGGACGATAATATGGGAGCATATTGGATGCCGGAACCTATTCCTCAGCCTGGAACTCCATTCGATTTTTCTTATACAGTTCGTTGGCCGGATACTGATCCTCTTCCTGATTCTATGGCAAAAGTTGTGGCTACTCGGATCGGGGACGCACAGGGAGACCCCGACCTAAAAATGTTCTATGTAGATTTCAAAAGTTCTAATTTAAGTTCTTTGGATCCGTTTGCTTATATTCAGGCAAGAATAGATACCGGAGAAAATGCGGAATTATCAGAGTATTCCGTTCAAAAGATAGAAGAGACCGGGGTCTGGAGATTAACCTTCGGTGTATATCCTAAGAATAAATTTAGGGCCTCCGATCTAAAAGCCGCATTAAGCAGAAACCAAGAAATCATTTCTGAAACCTGGAATTTCGTTCTTGAGCCGAACTAA
- the mdoH gene encoding glucans biosynthesis glucosyltransferase MdoH gives MNAETFPTSIPEPEGILKEAFDSRKFTYRRLGFVGVLGLLSLFGIYLEYRFLLINGISPLEWATLLLFCFLFPLLAFGATTAIFGTIQRIRGGDPTRISGLIAGQTASPNELPPTAVVIPIHCEDVARVAAGLESMMKSAASVGLGENLDFFLLSDTTDPDIWLQEEKAFSKLSRKPETKGRVYYRKRRINLNKKSGNIADFCRRWGRRYRYMIVLDADSLVTGECMLNLIRLMEAVPNAGIIQTVPKIIRGKSLFQRLAQFGTWLGNPIFGAGSYYWQVFSGPFWGHNAIVRLKPFMEHCGLPGLPGEGAIGGKILSHDTVEAALIRKAGYTVWFAYDLEGSYEECPPNLLESLKRDNRWCQGNLQHFWFLFVGGLRISSRIHILLGILSYASSLLWALLLVATSFTVMADTDYYRLASIPEEWAQFQESMYLPVFYGLQIYTILILFMPRILSFLDGLFFRRKESGIGFFSFIISFFVEFIQSVILAPAYMVQYTRFLWMTFWNRKIEWGPQNRDPAQGIDRMAAARALLPQAFYGTGISIWLFVYYPVLFYWLLPITGGWLLSYFWGVWTSSSKQGEVWKKRGFLLTPEETKQNTLLSDTENLEKEYSEFLEGMESGRGIFLSVVDPLLFRFHISRLRSRKKESDARKRYMDVLVSNWKESGPDSLNSKEMSRLLWDKRILSDLHFWFWETDISKTHPWWKERFLEYQTRIRKEQIVNWFN, from the coding sequence ATGAACGCGGAAACTTTTCCCACAAGTATACCTGAGCCGGAAGGTATCTTAAAAGAAGCATTCGATTCCAGAAAATTTACGTATAGAAGATTGGGATTTGTCGGAGTTTTGGGACTTCTATCCTTATTCGGTATCTATTTAGAATATCGTTTTCTTCTAATAAACGGGATCTCTCCTCTGGAATGGGCTACACTTTTGCTCTTCTGTTTTTTGTTTCCTTTGTTAGCGTTCGGGGCCACTACTGCGATCTTCGGGACAATCCAAAGAATACGAGGAGGAGATCCTACACGTATCTCCGGTTTAATCGCAGGACAAACCGCAAGCCCGAATGAACTCCCACCGACTGCAGTGGTCATTCCGATCCATTGCGAAGATGTAGCAAGAGTCGCGGCAGGTTTGGAATCCATGATGAAGTCCGCTGCTTCGGTAGGTCTTGGAGAGAACCTAGACTTCTTCTTATTATCCGATACCACTGATCCGGATATTTGGCTCCAGGAAGAGAAAGCATTCTCTAAACTTTCCAGAAAACCGGAAACAAAGGGAAGAGTATATTACAGAAAAAGAAGGATTAACCTAAACAAAAAATCAGGGAATATAGCGGACTTTTGCAGGAGATGGGGAAGGCGTTATAGATATATGATCGTCTTGGACGCAGACAGTTTAGTAACAGGGGAATGTATGCTAAATCTGATCCGACTCATGGAAGCAGTACCTAACGCAGGTATCATACAAACGGTCCCTAAAATTATCCGAGGCAAAAGTTTATTCCAGAGATTGGCACAATTCGGGACTTGGCTAGGAAATCCAATCTTTGGCGCCGGATCTTATTATTGGCAGGTATTTTCAGGACCTTTCTGGGGGCATAATGCGATCGTAAGACTAAAACCTTTTATGGAACATTGTGGTCTTCCCGGTTTGCCCGGAGAAGGAGCAATAGGCGGAAAAATCCTGTCTCATGATACGGTAGAAGCTGCATTAATTAGAAAAGCTGGATATACCGTTTGGTTTGCTTATGATTTAGAAGGTTCTTATGAAGAATGTCCTCCTAATCTTCTGGAAAGTTTAAAAAGGGACAATCGTTGGTGCCAGGGGAATCTGCAACATTTCTGGTTTTTATTCGTAGGGGGCTTACGGATTTCCAGTAGGATACATATTCTTTTGGGAATACTGTCCTATGCGAGTTCTCTCCTTTGGGCATTACTCTTGGTTGCGACCAGCTTTACAGTAATGGCGGATACCGATTATTACCGTCTTGCATCTATTCCGGAAGAATGGGCTCAATTCCAAGAAAGTATGTATCTCCCTGTGTTCTATGGATTACAGATTTATACTATTCTAATATTGTTTATGCCTAGGATACTTTCCTTCTTGGACGGGTTGTTTTTCCGTAGGAAAGAAAGTGGGATCGGGTTTTTCTCTTTTATAATTTCCTTTTTTGTAGAATTTATTCAGTCGGTGATCTTGGCTCCTGCTTATATGGTCCAATACACTAGATTCCTTTGGATGACTTTCTGGAATAGAAAGATAGAATGGGGCCCTCAGAACAGGGACCCGGCTCAAGGCATTGATAGAATGGCCGCTGCTCGTGCCTTATTGCCTCAGGCATTTTATGGCACTGGAATTTCTATTTGGTTATTCGTATATTATCCTGTACTTTTTTATTGGCTGCTACCGATCACAGGTGGATGGCTTCTTTCTTATTTCTGGGGAGTCTGGACTTCTTCTTCTAAACAAGGAGAAGTTTGGAAAAAAAGAGGATTTCTTTTAACTCCGGAAGAAACCAAACAGAATACACTTTTGTCGGATACTGAAAATTTAGAAAAAGAATACTCTGAGTTCTTGGAAGGAATGGAATCTGGCAGAGGGATTTTTCTTTCCGTTGTAGATCCTCTTCTATTTCGTTTTCATATATCTCGTTTGAGGTCCAGAAAAAAAGAATCGGATGCACGTAAAAGATATATGGACGTTCTTGTTTCCAATTGGAAAGAATCCGGTCCTGATTCTTTAAATTCAAAGGAGATGAGCAGGCTTCTTTGGGACAAACGTATTCTAAGTGATCTTCATTTCTGGTTTTGGGAAACGGATATCTCTAAAACTCATCCTTGGTGGAAGGAAAGATTTTTAGAATACCAAACTAGAATACGTAAAGAACAGATCGTAAATTGGTTCAACTGA
- a CDS encoding nuclear transport factor 2 family protein: MPTLETLEKFIAHVESNKHDEAIEAFYTADASMQENQSPPRVGRDLLVTNEKLVLRRAKSLTSKCIRPVFINGDYVVIRWVFHFDWKDGTTTDMEELAYQHWEGEKIKEEQFFYDPAQRIPK; the protein is encoded by the coding sequence ATGCCAACTTTAGAAACACTAGAGAAATTCATCGCGCATGTAGAATCGAATAAACATGATGAAGCAATCGAAGCTTTTTATACGGCGGATGCTTCTATGCAGGAAAACCAGTCACCACCTCGAGTAGGTAGAGATTTGCTCGTTACAAATGAAAAATTAGTACTTCGAAGAGCGAAGTCATTAACTTCTAAATGTATTCGTCCAGTATTTATCAACGGAGATTACGTCGTAATTAGATGGGTGTTTCATTTCGATTGGAAAGATGGCACTACAACGGATATGGAAGAACTTGCCTATCAGCATTGGGAAGGAGAAAAGATCAAAGAGGAACAATTCTTTTATGATCCTGCGCAGAGAATACCTAAGTAA
- the cfa gene encoding cyclopropane fatty acyl phospholipid synthase codes for MWKEKVRGKVEELFAKAGVSFGGNADWDIQVKDDRLFEKIFSNGSLGLGEAYMNGWFECGRFDETVRRLLDKGIEKAAKTWGNFFLYLESIILNRQSKRRAFMIGERHYDLGNDLFELMLDREMVYSCAYWKNANSLDEAQENKMDLICRKLDLQPGMKVLDIGCGWGGLARHAAREYGAEVFGISVSKEQLALAEERSKDLKVKYELMDYRDVKDNFDSILSVGQMEHVGYKNYRTYMEIVYKSLKDKGLFLLHTIGSNTSNKVTDRWIEKYIFPNSHLPSAAQITKASENLFVLEDLHNFGPDYDRTLMAWYNNFEKGWSLIQKKYGERFRRMWEFYLLSCAGAFRSRKIQLWQFVFSKGDREEIYQAVR; via the coding sequence ATGTGGAAAGAAAAAGTTCGCGGTAAGGTCGAAGAATTATTTGCAAAGGCAGGAGTCAGCTTCGGAGGAAATGCAGATTGGGACATCCAAGTAAAGGATGATAGATTATTCGAAAAAATATTCAGTAACGGCTCTCTAGGTTTGGGAGAAGCATACATGAATGGATGGTTCGAATGCGGTAGGTTCGACGAAACAGTCAGAAGGTTATTAGATAAGGGAATAGAAAAGGCAGCTAAAACCTGGGGGAACTTTTTTCTATATCTAGAATCTATAATATTAAATCGCCAATCCAAAAGAAGAGCATTTATGATCGGAGAAAGACATTACGATCTTGGAAACGATCTATTCGAGCTGATGTTAGACAGGGAGATGGTCTATTCCTGCGCGTATTGGAAGAATGCGAACTCATTAGATGAAGCCCAAGAAAACAAAATGGATCTGATCTGTAGGAAGTTGGACCTCCAGCCAGGTATGAAAGTTTTGGATATAGGATGTGGCTGGGGAGGACTCGCCAGACATGCGGCCAGAGAATATGGAGCAGAAGTATTCGGGATCAGCGTTTCCAAAGAACAATTGGCACTCGCAGAAGAAAGATCCAAAGACCTGAAAGTAAAATACGAATTAATGGATTATCGGGATGTGAAGGACAATTTCGATTCTATACTTTCCGTGGGCCAAATGGAACATGTAGGTTATAAAAATTATAGAACCTATATGGAAATAGTTTATAAATCCCTAAAGGATAAAGGATTATTTTTACTTCATACGATCGGCTCCAATACTTCCAATAAGGTTACCGATAGATGGATCGAAAAATATATTTTTCCAAATTCACATCTTCCTTCTGCGGCACAGATCACTAAAGCCAGCGAAAATCTTTTCGTATTAGAAGATCTTCATAATTTCGGACCGGACTATGATAGGACACTCATGGCTTGGTATAATAATTTCGAGAAAGGATGGAGTCTGATCCAGAAAAAATACGGAGAAAGATTCAGACGTATGTGGGAATTTTATCTTTTGAGCTGTGCTGGTGCGTTTCGTTCCAGAAAAATCCAACTTTGGCAGTTTGTATTTTCGAAAGGAGATAGAGAAGAGATCTATCAGGCAGTGAGATAG
- a CDS encoding glycosyl transferase: MKKIHISAFVSGHGFGHISRSLEAILQILIQNPSWTATINSPRGEEFASSLDVSGIWGQVRSRIKFRKTKSDVGIVQKDSLGMDLDSTESEILEFKKNKNSLLQLETEVLKKEKPDLIWSDSSSFPFLISSELKIPSLFLGNFTWDYIYSYYESEIFQEYSEELKKEYALCDLGLILPLSCPVTSIHQTKNIGLLGRKPNLNKEEARRYYGFEEGIDYYLFSFGAYGIDSSHFDWNEWNPSKRRIVIGGIEWKIEAKNNLGIITIPNCHYPDLLRACDFVLTKPGYGILSESYFAGTPILYTDRGNFPEYKYLVETLQSQYKSSYISHNDLFSFRWEEASKSAISSNVVPDPRFQKDAIQEIQDSILEIIK, encoded by the coding sequence ATGAAAAAGATCCATATTTCCGCGTTCGTAAGCGGCCACGGTTTCGGCCATATCAGCCGTAGCCTAGAAGCTATCCTACAAATTTTAATTCAAAATCCGAGTTGGACCGCTACCATCAATTCTCCCAGAGGAGAAGAATTTGCATCTTCCTTGGATGTTTCCGGAATTTGGGGACAGGTCAGATCCAGGATCAAATTCAGAAAAACAAAATCAGATGTAGGGATTGTTCAAAAAGATTCTCTTGGAATGGACTTGGATTCCACCGAATCTGAAATTTTAGAATTTAAGAAAAATAAAAACTCTTTATTACAATTAGAAACTGAAGTTCTCAAAAAAGAAAAGCCTGATCTTATTTGGTCGGATTCTTCTTCTTTTCCTTTTTTAATCTCTTCCGAATTAAAAATCCCTTCCCTATTTCTAGGAAATTTTACCTGGGATTATATCTATTCATATTATGAATCTGAAATATTCCAAGAATATTCAGAAGAATTAAAAAAAGAATATGCGCTTTGCGATTTAGGACTTATTCTTCCACTTTCCTGCCCAGTCACTTCTATCCATCAAACCAAAAATATCGGACTATTAGGACGTAAACCTAATCTAAACAAAGAAGAAGCCAGAAGATATTACGGTTTTGAAGAAGGAATAGACTATTATCTATTTTCCTTCGGAGCCTATGGGATCGACTCTTCTCATTTTGATTGGAATGAATGGAACCCGTCCAAAAGAAGGATCGTTATCGGCGGTATTGAATGGAAGATAGAAGCTAAAAATAATCTGGGGATTATTACGATTCCAAACTGCCATTATCCCGATCTACTTAGAGCATGTGACTTTGTATTAACAAAACCAGGCTACGGTATTTTAAGCGAATCGTATTTTGCAGGAACTCCTATACTTTATACGGATAGAGGTAACTTTCCGGAATATAAATACCTGGTGGAAACGTTACAATCTCAGTATAAATCTTCGTATATCTCCCATAATGACCTATTTTCTTTCCGTTGGGAAGAAGCATCCAAATCTGCAATATCCTCTAACGTTGTTCCTGATCCAAGATTTCAAAAAGATGCCATCCAAGAAATCCAAGATTCGATCTTAGAAATTATCAAATAA